Proteins from one Limanda limanda chromosome 9, fLimLim1.1, whole genome shotgun sequence genomic window:
- the ube3a gene encoding ubiquitin-protein ligase E3A, with protein sequence MNRTTAKHLIERYFQQLTEGCGNGNCTNEFCASCANFQPLDNNSAAAKALEMFKINAKLCPHPSKRESDTCDSSVDEKMSDMDLCPDEDFSDVHYLTENNVCSILSFCEEQGDYSALIRVIGRIFSTAETLIKSFRKDEPNPTDDLDSLTPTDVDEHKKQSEPPLEKVGVSSADAYPEDEYPRGMFDPCFVTVDVDAVRRVYSRLLPIDQVESALVNALIYLTPNMELDLDYLDVYENDPDYLNIFTIVLENSNLHSPEYLEVALPQFCKAMSKLPVTALARLSKLWSTYGLPHIRRMMETFQQLITFTVVSNEYDSDNLVNDDETVVAATQCLKVAFYASILGGDVDVEHNEEDDDDSESDELSLHELLGEERLYKKGPRIDPLEKELGVRSLDCIRPLIAHEDFINESVNDVVEMDKDFTFFKVNAETKFSFQSCPFILSVITKNQGLYYDNRIRMYSERRLTALYSMVQGQQPNPYLKLKVRRDHIIDDALVRLEMISMENPSDLKKQLFVEFEGEQGVDEGGVSKEFFLLVLEEIFNIDIGMFTYDNDTKVFWFNSSSLENEAQYTLIGIVLGLAIYNNCILDVHFPMVVYRKLLGKKGTYLDLSDSHPPLYQSLKGLLEYTDNVEEDMSLTFQISHTDLFGNPLLYDLKEEGDQIPVTKENRQEFVDLYAEYILNESVERQFRAFKKGFLMVTNESPLKYLFRPEEVELLICGSRKLDFEALEKTTEYDGGYSKDSDIIKYFWETIHSFAEEQKRLFLQFTTGTDRAPVGGLGKLKMIIAKNGSDTDRLPTSHTCFNALLLPEYTSKEKLKERLLKAITYAKGFGML encoded by the exons AT GAACAGAACGACTGCAAAGCATCTCATTGAGCGCTACTTTCAGCAGTTAACTGAAGGCTGTGGAAATGGCAACTGCACGAATGAGTTTTGCGCATCATGCGCCAATTTTCAACCTTTGGATAACAATTCAGCCGCTGCCAAAGCGCTGGAGATGTTTAAGATTAACGCCAAACTCTGTCCTCACCCCTCCAAGAGAGAATCTGACACCTGTGACTCCAGTGTTGACGAGAAGATGAGTGACATGGACCTTTGTCCCGACGAGGACTTCTCAG ATGTCCATTATCTCACAGAGAATAATGTGTGTTCGATCCTGAGTTTCTGCGAGGAGCAGGGAGACTACTCTGCTCTCATCCGCGTCATTGGCAGAATTTTCTCCACTGCAGAAACCCTGATTAAGAGTTTTAGGAAGGACGAACCAAATCCAACAGATGACCTGGACTCTTTAACCCCAACAGATGTGGATGAGCACAAGAAGCAGAGTGAGCCACCCTTGGAAAAGGTCGGTGTCTCCTCTGCAGATGCTTATCCAGAAGACGAGTATCCTAGAGGAATGTTCGACCCCTGTTTTGTCACTGTGGACGTTGACGCCGTGAGGAGAGTCTACAGCAGACTTCTACCCATCGACCAGGTGGAGAGCGCTCTCGTGAATGCTCTTATTTACCTCACCCCAAACATGGAACTTGACCTAGATTACCTTGATGTGTACGAAAATGACCCAGATTACTTGAATATCTTCACCATTGTGTTGGAGAACAGTAACCTTCACAGTCCAGAGTACCTTGAAGTGGCGTTGCCGCAGTTCTGCAAAGCCATGAGCAAACTTCCTGTCACTGCTCTTGCAAGACTGTCAAAACTCTGGTCAACGTACGGCCTCCCACACATCCGCCGCATGATGGAGACCTTCCAGCAGCTCATCACTTTCACAGTCGTCAGCAACGAATATGATAGTGATAATCTAGTCAACGATGACGAGACTGTGGTGGCTGCTACTCAGTGTTTAAAGGTTGCCTTCTATGCAAGTATCCTGGGCGGAGACGTAGACGTCGAGCACAATGAGGAGGATGACGATGACTCTGAGTCGGATGAGCTCAGCCTTCACGAGTTGCTGGGTGAGGAGCGGCTCTATAAGAAGGGTCCTCGGATAGACCCCCTGGAGAAGGAACTGGGGGTTCGGTCCTTAGATTGTATAAGACCTCTCATTGCCCATGAGGATTTTATTAACGAGTCAGTGAACGATGTAGTGGAGATGGACAAAGATTTCACCTTCTTCAAGGTCAACGCCGAAACCAAGTTCTCTTTTCAGAGCTGCCCCTTCATCCTCAGTGTCATCACCAAGAACCAAGGACTTTACTATGACAACAGGATCAGAATGTACAGTGAACGGCGCCTCACCGCCCTCTATAGCATGGTGCAGGGACAGCAGCCCAACCCCTATCTGAAGCTCAAAGTTCGCAGAGATCACATCATCGATGACGCCCTGGTCAGG ctggAGATGATCTCCATGGAGAACCCCTCTGACCTGAAGAAGCAGCTGTTTGTTGAGTTTGAGGGGGAGCAAGGTGTAGACGAAGGAGGCGTGTCGAAGGAGTTCTTTTTGTTGGTCTTGGAGGAAATTTTCAATATTGATATCG GAATGTTCACCTACGACAATGATACAAAAGTCTTCTGGTTTAATTCGTCCTCACTGGAGAATGAAGCGCAGTACACACTCATCGGAATCGTCCTGGGACTCGCCATTTACAACAACTGCATCCTGGACGTCCATTTCCCTATGGTCGTCTACAGGAAACTGTTGGGGAAGAAGGGGACTTACTTGGACCTGTCTGACTCACATCCA CCTCTCTACCAAAGTCTGAAGGGTTTACTTGAATACACTGACAATGTGGAGGAAGACATGTCGCTCACCTTCCAGATATCCCATACAGACCTTTTTGGAAACCCTTTGTTATATGACctaaaggaggagggagaccaGATCCCTGTTACCAAAGAGAACAGACAG GAGTTTGTGGATCTCTATGCTGAATACATACTGAACGAGAGCGTGGAACGACAATTCAGAGCCTTCAAAAAAGGTTTCCTAATGGTCACAAACGAGTCCCCACTGAAATATTTGTTCAGACCAGAGGAAGTGGAACTGCTTATCTGTGGGAGCAGG AAACTTGACTTTGAGGCACTTGAAAAGACGACAGAATATGATGGAGGTTATAGCAAAGATAGTGATATTATAAA ATATTTCTGGGAAACGATTCACTCGTTTGCTGAAGAGCAGAAGAGGTTGTTCCTTCAGTTTACTACCGGCACAGACAGAGCACCAGTTGGCGGACTCGGCAAATTAAAAATGATCATCGCCAAGAACGGCTCCgacacagacag GTTACCAACCTCTCACACCTGCTTCAATGCACTGCTGCTCCCAGAGTACACCTccaaagagaaactgaaagaaaGACTCCTCAAGGCCATCACTTACGCCAAAGGATTTGGGATGCTGTGA